The Drosophila innubila isolate TH190305 chromosome 3R unlocalized genomic scaffold, UK_Dinn_1.0 2_E_3R, whole genome shotgun sequence genome has a segment encoding these proteins:
- the LOC117789588 gene encoding transketolase-like protein 2 — MSYHKPEAKTVQDLKDVAHKLRIHSINATEASKSGHPTSCSSLAEIMSVLFFQQMRLNLKHPRDPSSDRLILSKGHAAPILYAAWAEAGLFPVEELKNLRKIDSDLEGHPTPRLNFIDVGTGSLGQGVAVGAGMAYVGKNFDKADYRTYVVVGDGESAEGSVWESLHFAGHYGLDNLCVIFDVNRLGQSEATSLQHKMDVYRDRLEAFGFNALVVDGHDIEELCKALHCAESTKNKPTAIIAKTLKGKDFPQIEDKDNWHGKPLGDKAATVIKHLEGLIVSQNVKMTPKKLCKMAMAPEVDINNVKLCSPPNYKLGDQVATRLAYGTALAKIGADNDRVIALDGDTKNSTYSDKLRNAYPERYIECFIAEQNLVGVAIGAACRRRTVAFVSTFATFFTRAFDQIRMGAISQTNVNFVGSHCGCSIGEDGPSQMGLEDISMFRTIPGSTIFYPSDAVSTERAVELAANTKGVCFIRTSRPNTAVIYNNDEQFTVGRGKIVRQKPSDEVLLIGAGITLYECLSAAEQLEKECVTARVIDPFTVKPLDVDLILEQGKQCGGRIVVVEDHYQQGGLGEAVLSALAEHRNFVVKHLFVPTVPRSGPPAVLIDMFGISARNIVCAVNSILKK, encoded by the exons ATGTCGTATCACAAGCCAGAAGCTAAAACTGTTCAGGATTTGAAAGATGTTGCGCATAAATTGCGTATTCATTCCATTAACGCCACGGAGGCCTCCAAATCTGG ACATCCAACATCATGCAGCTCTTTGGCGGAGATCATGTCTGTGCTGTTCTTTCAGCAGATGCGTTTGAACTTGAAGCATCCACGTGATCCATCCAGCGATCGTTTGATCTTGTCCAAGGGACACGCTGCCCCCATTCTATACGCCGCCTGGGCGGAGGCTGGCCTCTTTCCGGTGGAGGAGCTGAAGAATTTGCGCAAGATCGATAGCGATCTGGAGGGTCATCCAACGCCGCGTCTGAATTTCATTGATGTGGGCACTGGATCTTTGGGTCAGGGCGTGGCTGTAGGCGCTGGCATGGCCTATGTGGGCAAGAACTTTGATAAGGCCGACTATCGCACCTATGTGGTGGTAGGAGATGGTGAATCCGCCGAGGGATCTGTGTGGGAATCGCTCCACTTTGCCGGACACTATGGACTGGACAATCTGTGCGTGATCTTCGATGTTAATCGTCTGGGACAGTCGGAAGCCACTTCGCTGCAGCACAAGATGGACGTGTATCGGGATCGTCTGGAGGCCTTTGGCTTCAATGCGCTCGTTGTCGATGGACATGACATCGAGGAGCTGTGCAAGGCACTCCACTGTGCGGAGAGCACAAAGAACAAGCCCACGGCCATCATCGCCAAGACGCTGAAGGGCAAGGACTTTCCCCAGATCGAGGATAAGGATAACTGGCATGGCAAGCCACTTGGCGATAAGGCAGCCACCGTGATCAAGCATCTGGAGGGATTAATTGTCAGCCAGAATGTGAAGATGACACCTAAGAAGCTTTGCAAAATGGCCATGGCACCCGAGGTGGACATTAACAATGTGAAGCTCTGCTCCCCGCCCAACTACAAGCTGGGAGATCAAGTGGCCACCCGCTTGGCGTATGGTACGGCTCTGGCCAAGATTGGTGCCGATAATGATCGTGTGATTGCCCTCGATGGCGATACAAAGAACTCGACATATTCGGACAAGTTGCGCAACGCTTACCCAGAGCGTTATATTGAATGCTTCATTGCCGAACAGAATctggtgggcgtggccattGGCGCCGCCTGTCGTCGTCGCACGGTGGCCTTTGTCTCGACATTTGCGACGTTCTTTACGCGTGCCTTCGATCAGATCCGCATGGGTGCGATTTCCCAGACGAACGTCAACTTTGTAGGATCTCATTGCGGTTGCAGCATTGGCGAGGATGGTCCCTCCCAGATGGGTCTAGAGGATATCTCCATGTTCCGCACTATTCCCGGCAGCACCATCTTCTATCCCTCGGATGCGGTGAGCACGGAACGTGCTGTCGAACTGGCGGCCAATACCAAGGGCGTCTGTTTCATTCGCACCTCGCGTCCAAACACTGCTGTCATCTACAACAACGATGAGCAGTTTACCGTTGGACGTGGCAAGATTGTGCGACAGAAGCCATCCGATGAGGTGCTCCTCATTGGAGCCGGTATTACGCTTTACGAGTGCCTGTCCGCCGCCGAGCAGCTGGAGAAGGAGTGCGTCACGGCCCGTGTCATTGATCCCTTCACGGTGAAGCCTCTGGATGTCGACCTGATTCTGGAGCAGGGCAAACAGTGCGGCGGACGTATCGTTGTTGTCGAGGATCATTACCA GCAAGGTGGACTTGGTGAGGCTGTGCTTAGCGCTTTGGCCGAGCATCGCAATTTTGTGGTGAAGCATCTGTTTGTGCCCACTGTACCCCGTTCTGGACCACCCGCTGTCCTCATCGACATGTTTGGCATCTCGGCTCGCAACATTGTCTGTGCCGTCAATAGCATCCTCAAGAAGTAG
- the LOC117792405 gene encoding peroxisomal N(1)-acetyl-spermine/spermidine oxidase, whose protein sequence is MADREPKTPAPSPTEEGLADIAAAVAVAAAANRAVAHEGAGAPSSDAASSSSSNNNTTSSTNVKVLIIGAGMAGLSAANHLLQNGCDDFLIVEARGRVGGRIVSIPLDNNQKVELGANWIHGVLGNPIFEIAVQHGLVSVVNVPKPHKVVATTEDGHQVPFSILQEIYEAYVCFLRRCDEYFLCQYSPPPDINSVGEHINYEIEIYLSSVQDPKEKRLKQLIFNCLLKRETCITGCHNMNEVDLLELGSYTELQGGNIVLPAGYSSILRPMSAQIPKGSILTKCPVKKIHWKRKKTFTGLETVDEHSENEDSDDSEKTVTEVPTAGGDAQRGASMESNASSNCDYTPEGAVRVDCENGQIFHAGHVICTIPLGVLKHTHKTLFDPELPHYKQESIENLMFGTVDKILLVYDRPFLSADISEVMLLWDDEEHEAITEEERATEAYLSKNWYKKIYSFAKITDTLLLGWVSGREAEYMETLSHETVAEKCTEILRNFLQDPYVPKPKLCVCTSWKTQTYTGGAYTSIPVGATQEDIENLAQPLYATPQAMKPAIVFAGEHTHSSFYSTVHGAYLSGRTAAQYLLANDEPDEIIMESDGSDLSAWMQGIALD, encoded by the exons ATGGCTGATAGAGAGCCGAAAACGCCCGCTCCATCGCCCACAGAGGAAGGACTAGCCGATATTGCGGCTGCCGTTGCGGTCGCAGCTGCTGCTAACCGCGCTGTTGCCCATGAAGGCGCAGGAGCTCCCAGCAGCGAcgccgccagcagcagcagcagcaacaacaacactacaaGCAGCACAAATGTTAAGGTTTTAATAATTGGCGCTGGAATGGCTGGTCTATCCGCTGCCAATCATCTGTTGCAAAATGGTTGCGATGATTTTCTCATTGTGGAGGCTCGCGGTCGGGTGGGTGGGCGCATTGTGTCCATACCGCTTGACAATAATCAAAAG GTGGAACTGGGCGCCAATTGGATACACGGCGTGCTGGGCAATCCAATATTTGAGATAGCCGTACAGCATGGTCTAGTCAGTGTAGTGAACGTACCAAAGCCGCACAAGGTGGTGGCCACCACAGAGGATGGCCATCAGGTTCCTTTCAGCATACTGCAGGAAATCTACGAGGCGTACGTCTGTTTCCTACGCCGCTGTGATGAGTATTTCCTGTGTCAGTATAGCCCGCCGCCGGACATTAATAGCGTTGGGGAGCACATCAACTATGAGATTGAGATCTATTTGAGCTCAGTGCAGGATCCCAAGGAGAAACGGCTGAAgcaattgattttcaattgtCTGCTCAAACGTGAGACCTGCATCACCGGCTGCCACAATATGAACGAGGTGGATCTCCTGGAGTTGG GAAGCTACACGGAATTGCAAGGCGGCAACATTGTATTGCCAGCGGGATATAGCTCTATATTGCGACCAATGAGCGCACAAATACCCAAAGGATCCATTCTGACAAAGTGTCCGGTGAAAAAGATACACTGGAAACGAAAAAAGACATTTACCGGGCTGGAAACCGTTGATGAGCACTCGGAAAACGAGGATTCAGATGATTCTGAGAAGACCGTCACGGAAGTACCGACGGCTGGAGGTGACGCCCAACGAGGTGCCTCAATGGAGTCCAATGCCAGCAGCAATTGTGATTACACGCCCGAAGGGGCCGTTCGTGTCGACTGCGAGAACGGTCAGATCTTTCATGCCGGTCATGTGATATGCACCATACCGCTGGGCGTGCTAAAGCATACGCATAAGACGCTCTTCGACCCGGAGCTGCCACACTACAAACAGGAATCCATTGAGAATCTCATGTTCGGCACTGTGGACAAAATATTGCTCGTTTACGATCGTCCATTTCTCAGCGCGGACATCTCGGAGGTGATGCTCCTCTGGGATGATGAGGAGCACGAGGCGATTACCGAGGAGGAGCGCGCCACAGAGGCTTATCTTAGCAAAAATTGgtataagaaaatttattcatttgccAAGATCACGGATACACTGCTCCTTGGCTGGGTATCTGGCCGCGAGGCCGAGTACATGGAGACCCTATCACATGAAACTGTAGCCGAAAAGTGCACGGAAATTTTGCGCAACTTTCTGCAGGATCCCTACGTTCCCAAGCCCaagttgtgtgtgtg cacTAGTTGGAAAACGCAGACATATACGGGCGGTGCATACACCTCAATACCTGTCGGAGCGACGCAGGAGGATATTGAGAATCTGGCGCAACCTCTTTACGCCACACCGCAGGCTATGAAG CCTGCGATTGTATTTGCCGGCGAGCATACGCATTCCAGTTTTTACTCCACCGTACACGGCGCCTATTTGAGTGGACGGACGGCGGCACAGTATTTACTGGCGAATGACGAACCCGATGAGATTATCATGGAATCCGATGGCAGCGATTTAAGCGCCTGGATGCAGGGAATCGCCCTGGACTGA
- the LOC117792403 gene encoding Hermansky-Pudlak syndrome 5 protein homolog yields the protein MTDAYCLSNFIDFSPHLSQPLRHSNRIKYTCFDISDNYIIFGATSGSLYFFNRGGKFMHLIPNKHGPVTHLSISANNKYVAFATQRSLICVYAVNLSAQAAPQVIVTHLSTDQSVQVSCIHWTPDEKQFYYGDTRGQVNLVLLSSFIGHSLLFNMSVHPLLYLDSPIVQIDDFESLLLVSNSTKCILCNTEFEEYKQIGNRPRDGAFGACFFISPHESVQPSRIYCARPGTRIWEVDFEGEVIQTHQFKSALATAPAKIYKNHDSDVTHDDDDDVDGHEANDELLDYQPQQLQFAKLQRFGQDFLLAFTELGLYVFDVRQSTVVLWCNQFERIVDCRVAGSEIFVFTQTGSLYSVQLQTLQTHAISLMQQSKLPQCARLLRQHVKYFADKARENYDLKLLNQLKQLLIERQQYELLNDISVIFDAIAQCTGSALDTQSSGGSSATTELSASLSTAAVAAAATTTSTTSVPPRGVYVLENAFCDNLKQPPKSGHFKDALLTVTGKFGKNIIKYKFNIFAEEQQQQLVRELIPASERSLPFKDIKARYESQDNVDDNDEEIVCRSSSSHGTSGKRATATTPHISPEEKTIYNLYLIQKSAKFSRTHCVERYRAVFDEYAANELIHLLGKLAQVMVEHGDSLEQAQCNCYEMYFNYLNPELIWEMDDATRDYIASGFVLLNAGNEILRCIHCNFPLRFDNACHYHDIGAVLLRYFWSRNEQLKCFDVLQAVPSLLDVLAKFYLAEHNLDKVLPIVFNYGTVELLQDVGRQLNISAWARLFEQFVELQRGRLVCVNCECVTTVEQEQLTRHFFYTWNCFLNIALDHLTATETLALIFKWSSYIPSDAIDREFYTRCLLKG from the exons ATGACAGACGCCTACTGTTTGtccaattttattgatttttcacCACATTTGTCGCAGCCGCTGAGGCACAGCAATCGGATCAAG TATACGTGCTTTGATATCTCCGACAACTACATCATCTTTGGCGCTACATCGGGCTCGCTGTACTTTTTCAATCGTGGCGGCAAGTTTATGCACTTGATTCCCAATAAACATGGCCCAGTTACACACTTAAGCATATCGGCTAACAATAAGTATGTGGCATTCGCCACACAACGTTCGCTGATATGTGTGTATGCGGTAAATCTGTCGGCCCAGGCCGCTCCACAGGTGATTGTCACACACCTGAGCACCGATCAGTCGGTGCAGGTGAGCTGCATCCACTGGACGCCGGATGAGAAGCAATTTTACTATGGAGACACTCGTGGCCAGGTCAATCTCGTGCTGCTCTCATCGTTTATTGGTCACAGCCTGCTGTTCAATATGTCTGTGCATCCGCTGTTATATCTCGATTCTCCCATTGTACAGATTGATGACTTTGAATCTCTGCTTTTGGTGTCCAACAGCACCAAGTGCATCCTATGTAATACCGAGTTCGAAGAGTACAAACAG ATCGGTAACCGTCCTCGTGATGGCGCCTTTGGCGCATGTTTCTTTATATCTCCGCACGAATCGGTGCAGCCATCGCGCATCTATTGCGCTCGGCCGGGCACACGCATCTGGGAAGTGGACTTTGAGGGTGAGGTAATCCAAACGCATCAGTTCAAGAGCGCTCTGGCCACAGCCCCAGCTAAGATTTACAAAAATCACGACAGCGATGTAACgcacgatgacgacgacgatgtcGATGGGCATGAGGCCAATGACGAGCTGTTGGACTATCAACCACAGCAACTACAGTTCGCCAAGCTGCAGCGTTTTGGTCAGGACTTTCTCTTGGCCTTCACCGAGCTGGGACTCTATGTGTTTGATGTGCGTCAATCGACGGTTGTTCTCTGGTGTAATCAGTTTGAACGCATTGTCGATTGCCGTGTTGCCGGCTCCGAAATCTTTGTGTTTACCCAAACTGGATCACTGTACAGCGTCCAGCTGCAGACGCTGCAAACGCATGCCATTTCTCTGATGCAGCAGTCGAAGCTTCCACAATGTGCCCGCTTACTGCGTCAACATGTCAAATATTTTGCGGACAAGGCCAGGGAGAACTACGATCTAAAGCTGCTCAATCAGTTAAAGCAGCTGCTCATCGAACGACAGCAGTATGAGCTGCTTAACGATATATCTGTAATCTTTGATGCCATTGCCCAGTGCACGGGCAGTGCATTGGACACCCAAAGCTCCGGCGGCAGCTCGGCAACCACGGAGCTTAGTGCCAGTCTCAgcacagcagcagtagcagccgCTGCTACGACGACATCAACGACATCGGTTCCGCCAAGAGGTGTTTATGTGCTGGAAAATGCTTTTTGCGACAATCTTAAACAGCCCCCCAAATCAGGACACTTCAAGGATGCACTCCTGACGGTCACCGGGAAATTTGGCAAGAACATCATCAAGTACAAGTTCAACATATTTGCcgaggagcaacagcagcagctggtaCGAGAGTTAATCCCTGCCAGCGAGCGTTCGCTGCCCTTTAAGGATATTAAAGCGCGTTACGAGTCGCAGGATAATGTTGATGACAATGATGAGGAAATTGTttgccgcagcagcagcagtcatGGCACAAGTGGGAAACGCGCCACCGCAACAACTCCCCATATTAGTCCCGAGGAGAAGACCATATACAATTTGTACTTGATCCAAAAGAGCGCCAAGTTCAGTCGTACCCATTGCGTGGAACGATATCGTGCCGTATTTGATGAGTATGCAGCCAATGAGCTGATCCATCTGCTTGGCAAGTTGGCCCAGGTGATGGTGGAGCACGGTGACAGCTTGGAGCAGGCACAATGCAACTGCTACGAAATGTACTTTAACTATTTGAATCCCGAGCTCATCTGGGAAATGGATGATGCGACACGGGACTATATTGCCAGTGGGTTTGTGCTTCTAAATGCCGGCAACGAGATTCTTCGTTGCATCCATTGCAATTTCCCGCTGCGTTTTGATAATGCCTGTCACTATCATGATATTGGCGCGGTTCTCTTGCGATACTTTTGGTCCCGGAACGAGCAGCTCAAGTGTTTTGATGTCTTGCAGGCGGTTCCATCTCTCTTGGATGTCCTGGCCAAGTTTTATTTGGCGGAACACAATCTGGACAAAGTGCTGCCCATTGTGTTTAACTACGGCACCGTCGAACTGCTCCAGGATGTCGGACGACAGCTCAATATATCCGCTTGGGCGCGACTCTTCGAGCAGTTTGTGGAATTGCAACGTGGTCGTCTCGTTTGTGTCaactgtgagtgtgtgacCACTGTAGAGCAGGAGCAACTGACTCGACACTTTTTCTACACCTGGAACTGCTTCCTCAACATTGCTCTGGATCACTTAACCGCCACCGAGACGCTGGCATTGATCTTCAAGTGGAGCTCCTATATTCCCAGCGATGCGATCGATCGGGAATTCTATACTCGCTGTTTACTCAAGGGCTAA